Proteins found in one Flavobacterium channae genomic segment:
- a CDS encoding bifunctional UDP-3-O-[3-hydroxymyristoyl] N-acetylglucosamine deacetylase/3-hydroxyacyl-ACP dehydratase, with translation MAKQTTIAAEISLKGVGLHTGQEVSMTFKPAPVNNGFTFVRVDLEGQPIIEADANYVVNTQRGTNLEKLGVMIQTPEHVLAALVGCDIDNVIIELNASELPIMDGSSKYFVEAIEKVGVVEQDAERKVYVVKEVISFLDEATGSEITVIPSEEYCVTAMVDFGTKVLGTQNATMKSIKEFKKEIADCRTFSFLHELESLLNNGLIKGGDLNNAIVYVDKEISNETMENLKKAFNKDKISVKSNGILDNLTLHFPNEAARHKLLDIVGDLSLIGTRIQGKVIANKPGHYVNTQFAKKIAKIIKLEERNNVPCYDINKEPVLDIHGIMNLLPHRPPFLLVDKILELSDTHVVGLKNVTMNEDFFVGHFPGAPVMPGVLQIEAMAQTGGILILSTVPDPENYLTYFMKIDNVKFKNKVLPGDTLFFKCDLISPIRRGICHMQAYAYANGKLVSEAELMAQIVKVK, from the coding sequence ATGGCGAAGCAAACAACAATTGCTGCAGAAATATCATTAAAAGGTGTAGGATTACATACTGGTCAAGAAGTTTCTATGACTTTTAAACCAGCTCCAGTAAACAACGGATTTACATTTGTTCGTGTAGATTTAGAAGGACAACCTATTATTGAAGCTGATGCAAACTATGTTGTAAATACGCAACGAGGAACTAATTTAGAAAAATTAGGAGTAATGATTCAAACTCCAGAGCACGTATTAGCTGCTTTAGTGGGTTGTGACATTGATAATGTTATTATTGAATTGAATGCTTCTGAATTGCCAATTATGGATGGTTCTTCAAAATACTTTGTTGAAGCAATTGAAAAAGTTGGTGTAGTAGAACAAGATGCTGAAAGAAAAGTATATGTAGTTAAAGAAGTAATTTCATTTTTAGATGAAGCTACAGGTAGCGAAATTACAGTAATCCCTTCTGAAGAATATTGTGTAACTGCTATGGTTGATTTTGGTACTAAAGTTTTAGGTACTCAAAATGCAACCATGAAAAGCATTAAAGAATTTAAAAAAGAAATTGCTGATTGTAGAACATTTAGTTTCTTACATGAATTAGAATCTCTTTTAAATAATGGATTAATAAAAGGAGGTGATTTAAATAATGCTATTGTTTATGTAGATAAAGAAATTTCTAATGAAACAATGGAAAATTTAAAGAAAGCTTTCAATAAGGATAAGATTTCAGTTAAGTCAAATGGAATTTTAGATAATTTAACTTTGCATTTTCCAAATGAAGCTGCAAGACATAAATTATTAGATATTGTTGGTGATTTATCTTTGATAGGAACTCGTATTCAAGGAAAAGTTATTGCTAACAAACCAGGTCATTATGTGAACACACAGTTTGCAAAAAAGATTGCTAAAATTATTAAATTAGAAGAACGTAATAACGTTCCTTGTTATGACATTAATAAAGAACCGGTATTGGACATTCATGGTATTATGAATTTATTACCACACAGACCACCATTTTTATTGGTTGATAAAATTTTAGAATTGTCAGATACTCATGTTGTCGGTTTAAAAAATGTTACTATGAATGAAGATTTCTTCGTAGGGCATTTTCCAGGTGCACCAGTAATGCCGGGAGTTTTACAAATTGAAGCTATGGCTCAAACAGGTGGTATTTTAATATTAAGTACAGTTCCAGATCCAGAAAATTACTTAACGTATTTCATGAAAATTGACAATGTTAAGTTTAAAAATAAAGTTTTACCAGGTGATACCTTGTTCTTTAAGTGTGATTTAATTTCACCTATTAGAAGAGGAATTTGTCACATGCAAGCTTACGCTTATGCAAATGGTAAATTAGTTTCAGAAGCCGAATTAATGGCGCAAATTGTTAAAGTAAAATAA
- the lpxA gene encoding acyl-ACP--UDP-N-acetylglucosamine O-acyltransferase, translating to MNQPLAYVHPGAKIARNVVIDPFTTIHNNVEIGEGTWIGSNVTIMEGARIGKNCNIFPGAVISAVPQDLKFGGEESLAVIGDNTTIRECVTINRGTIASGQTRIGKNCLIMATAHIAHDCHIGDNAIIVNGVALAGHVTVGNFAIIGGLAAVHQFISIGDHAMISGGSLVRKDVPPFTKAAKEPLSYVGINSVGLRRRGFTTEKIREIQDIYRILYQKNYNTTQALSIIEAEMEATNERDEILDFIRNSSRGIMKGYSSSI from the coding sequence ATGAATCAACCATTAGCTTATGTGCACCCTGGTGCTAAAATAGCAAGAAACGTAGTAATTGATCCTTTTACTACTATTCACAACAATGTTGAAATAGGAGAGGGAACTTGGATTGGTTCAAATGTAACTATTATGGAAGGTGCTCGTATTGGAAAAAATTGTAACATTTTTCCTGGAGCAGTAATTTCGGCAGTTCCTCAAGATTTAAAATTTGGAGGAGAAGAATCATTAGCTGTAATAGGAGACAATACAACAATTAGAGAATGCGTTACAATTAATAGAGGAACAATTGCTTCTGGTCAAACAAGAATTGGTAAAAATTGTTTGATTATGGCAACAGCTCATATTGCTCACGATTGTCATATTGGTGATAATGCAATTATTGTAAACGGAGTTGCTTTAGCTGGTCACGTTACAGTAGGTAATTTTGCAATTATTGGAGGTTTAGCTGCGGTTCATCAATTTATTTCAATTGGAGACCATGCTATGATTTCTGGAGGTTCATTAGTAAGAAAAGATGTTCCACCGTTCACAAAAGCGGCAAAAGAACCTTTGTCATATGTAGGAATTAACTCTGTTGGTTTAAGAAGAAGAGGATTTACAACTGAAAAGATTAGAGAGATTCAAGATATTTATAGAATTTTATATCAAAAAAACTACAATACAACTCAAGCTCTTAGTATTATTGAAGCCGAAATGGAGGCAACAAATGAAAGAGACGAAATCTTAGATTTCATTCGTAATTCTTCACGTGGAATTATGAAAGGATATTCAAGTTCAATATAA
- the efp gene encoding elongation factor P, with product MASTSDIRNGLCIKYNNDIYKIIEFLHVKPGKGPAFVRTKLKSLTNGKVLDNTFSAGHKIDEVRVETHTFQYLYAEGDQFHFMNNESFEQITLDKKVLDAPDLLKEGTNVMIQINAETEAPLSVDMPASIVLEVTYAEPGVKGNTATNATKPATVETGATVNVPLFINEGDKIKIDTATGNYMERVKE from the coding sequence ATGGCAAGTACATCAGATATTAGAAACGGATTATGTATCAAATACAATAACGATATCTATAAAATTATTGAATTTCTTCACGTAAAACCAGGTAAAGGACCAGCTTTCGTAAGAACAAAATTAAAATCGTTAACTAACGGAAAAGTATTAGATAACACGTTTTCTGCTGGACATAAAATTGATGAAGTACGTGTTGAAACACATACATTCCAATATTTATATGCTGAAGGTGATCAATTTCACTTTATGAACAACGAATCATTCGAACAAATTACTTTAGATAAAAAAGTATTAGATGCTCCAGATTTATTAAAAGAAGGAACTAATGTAATGATTCAAATTAACGCTGAAACAGAAGCGCCTTTATCAGTAGATATGCCAGCTTCTATCGTTTTAGAAGTAACTTATGCAGAGCCAGGAGTTAAAGGAAATACAGCTACAAATGCAACTAAACCTGCAACTGTAGAAACTGGAGCAACTGTAAACGTTCCGTTGTTTATCAATGAAGGTGATAAAATCAAAATTGATACAGCAACTGGTAACTACATGGAAAGAGTAAAAGAATAA
- a CDS encoding UDP-3-O-(3-hydroxymyristoyl)glucosamine N-acyltransferase, protein MKFPKVYPLKEIAKIIDCNFVGDENFSVHGMNEIHVVEPGDIVFVDHPKYYDKALQSAATIVLINKEVDCPEGKALLVSDDPFRDFNKLTKHFRPFQASNASISDSAIIGEGTVIQPNCFIGHNVQIGKNCLIHPNVTIYDNTVIGDNVMIHAGTILGADAFYYKKRPEGFDQLLSGGRVVIEDNVGIGALCTIDKGVTGDTTIGAGTKIDNQVHVGHDTVIGKKCLIASQTGIAGCVVIEDEVTLWGQVGTTSGITIGSKAVVMGQTGVTKSIDGGKTYFGTPIEESREKLKQLANVKRIPEIIEKLKQNDK, encoded by the coding sequence ATGAAATTTCCAAAAGTTTATCCTCTAAAAGAAATAGCCAAAATTATCGATTGTAATTTTGTTGGCGATGAAAATTTTTCTGTTCACGGTATGAATGAAATTCATGTTGTAGAACCAGGAGATATTGTATTTGTAGATCATCCAAAATATTATGATAAGGCATTACAATCTGCTGCTACAATCGTTTTAATTAACAAAGAAGTAGATTGCCCAGAAGGAAAAGCTTTATTAGTTTCTGATGATCCTTTTAGAGATTTCAATAAACTTACCAAACATTTTAGACCTTTTCAAGCTTCAAATGCTTCAATTTCTGATTCAGCTATCATTGGAGAAGGAACAGTAATTCAACCAAATTGTTTTATTGGGCACAATGTTCAAATTGGAAAAAATTGTCTTATTCATCCAAATGTAACTATTTACGATAATACGGTTATTGGAGATAATGTTATGATTCATGCTGGAACTATTCTAGGAGCAGATGCATTTTATTATAAAAAACGTCCAGAAGGTTTTGATCAATTGTTATCTGGTGGTAGAGTAGTAATAGAAGATAATGTAGGAATTGGAGCTTTATGTACTATTGATAAAGGAGTTACGGGAGATACAACTATTGGAGCTGGAACTAAAATTGATAATCAAGTTCATGTAGGACACGATACCGTTATAGGAAAAAAATGTTTAATTGCTTCGCAAACAGGAATTGCTGGTTGTGTTGTAATTGAAGACGAAGTTACGCTTTGGGGACAAGTTGGTACTACAAGTGGTATTACTATTGGTTCAAAAGCGGTTGTAATGGGACAAACGGGTGTTACAAAATCAATTGATGGTGGTAAAACCTATTTTGGAACGCCAATTGAGGAATCGAGAGAGAAATTAAAGCAATTAGCTAATGTGAAACGCATTCCAGAAATCATTGAAAAACTAAAGCAAAATGACAAATAG
- a CDS encoding nuclear transport factor 2 family protein, protein MTNREKIEFLYKEDGIRDKQFLNDLVHDDFKLEWDSSSGNSILDKNFILNLSEVINLNFEISYFEISHLIEEANQIVVKYNHKLATIENPKEIMLVAKVVAIWTFQDGKIVDGYLISKPN, encoded by the coding sequence ATGACAAATAGAGAGAAAATTGAATTCTTGTATAAAGAAGATGGAATTAGAGATAAACAGTTTTTAAATGATCTAGTTCATGATGATTTTAAATTAGAATGGGATAGTTCTTCTGGTAATTCTATTTTAGACAAGAATTTTATTTTGAACTTAAGTGAAGTCATTAATTTGAATTTTGAAATTTCTTATTTTGAAATATCACACTTAATTGAAGAAGCTAATCAAATAGTAGTAAAATACAATCATAAATTGGCTACAATTGAAAATCCAAAAGAAATTATGTTAGTTGCAAAAGTTGTTGCAATTTGGACATTTCAAGATGGTAAAATTGTAGATGGATATCTAATTAGCAAACCTAACTAA
- the sucD gene encoding succinate--CoA ligase subunit alpha — MSVLVNKNSKIIVQGFTGSEGTFHASQMIEYGTNVVGGVTPGKGGSTHLDKPVFNTVKDAVEKAGADTSIIFVPPAFAADAIMEAAEAGIKVIICITEGIPVADMIKAYDYIKGKDCRLVGPNCPGVITPEEAKVGIMPGFVFKKGKVGIVSKSGTLTYEAADQVVKQGLGITTAIGIGGDPIIGTTTKEAVELLMNDPETECIIMIGEIGGQLEADAARWIKADGNRKPVIGFIAGETAPKGRTMGHAGAIVGGADDTAEAKKRIMRENGIHVVDSPAEIGKKVKEVLG; from the coding sequence ATGAGCGTTTTAGTAAATAAAAATTCAAAAATAATTGTACAAGGGTTTACAGGAAGTGAAGGAACTTTCCATGCTTCTCAAATGATCGAGTACGGAACAAATGTTGTAGGTGGTGTAACTCCAGGAAAAGGTGGTTCAACACATTTAGACAAACCTGTTTTTAATACAGTTAAAGATGCTGTAGAAAAAGCTGGTGCTGATACATCAATTATTTTCGTTCCGCCAGCATTTGCTGCTGATGCAATTATGGAAGCTGCTGAAGCTGGAATTAAAGTAATCATTTGTATTACTGAAGGAATTCCTGTAGCAGATATGATTAAAGCTTATGATTATATTAAAGGTAAAGATTGTAGATTAGTTGGTCCTAACTGTCCTGGTGTTATTACTCCAGAAGAAGCTAAAGTTGGTATTATGCCAGGTTTCGTTTTCAAAAAAGGAAAAGTGGGTATTGTTTCTAAATCTGGTACTTTAACTTACGAAGCTGCTGACCAAGTTGTAAAACAAGGTTTAGGTATTACTACAGCAATTGGTATCGGTGGAGACCCAATTATTGGAACTACTACTAAAGAAGCAGTTGAATTATTAATGAACGATCCAGAAACGGAATGTATCATTATGATTGGTGAAATTGGTGGACAATTAGAAGCTGATGCTGCTCGTTGGATTAAAGCTGATGGTAACCGTAAACCTGTAATTGGTTTTATCGCTGGAGAAACTGCTCCTAAAGGTAGAACTATGGGACATGCTGGTGCAATTGTAGGTGGAGCTGATGATACAGCTGAAGCTAAAAAACGTATCATGAGAGAAAACGGAATTCACGTTGTTGATTCTCCAGCTGAAATAGGTAAAAAAGTAAAAGAAGTTTTAGGATAA